TCCTAGATAACTTCACAATCTTTTTTATTCCTTTCAAATGTTTCGTTTCCAAAAAAAGACTTGCAGATAAGCTGCTCCAGCTGTCATTCCACCAATGAATTCCATAAGTTTCAGGTTTTATGCAATCTTCTGTGTATTTTTCGTGATAACCGTATGGATAAAAATATTCTTTCGGAAAAATTATAATTTCTCCATCTTTTAAAATATTTTCTCTTTTTTCGCTCAAATTATATTTTTTCTCAAAAACATAAGTAAAAATCTTTGGAATCGTCCAAATAGGCTTTTTCCAAATGTCAGCTTCGTAAAACTCCATTATTTCTTTTAAAATTTTATTATGTTTCGTTGTTCCAAAAATACCGACACTTATGTGTTTTTTGTCTTCGTAACCAATAAAAAATTCCATTTTTTTTGAAATTTTATCTTTTTGATTTTGAAAAAAAGAAATTTTTCCTTCCAAAATTGGTGTCAAATCTTTTATTATTTCCATATCTGTGTCCACATAAATTCCTGAATTCTCATACATAAAATGAACTCTCATATAATCTGAAACATACGCCCACAATTTTTTCTCATAACACTCACGAAAAAATCTGTTCTTTTTTAGATGTTTTTCCATATCAAAATTTTTCTCGTTAATCTCAATTATCTCAAAATCTGGCAAATTCTTTTTCCAAGATTCCAAGCATTTGTAAAAAATCTCTGGTTTTTTTGCATTTCCTATCCAGACATAATATATTTTTTTATCTATAATTTTTTTTTCTGACATTTTTTCTCCTATTTTTATTTTTAAATAAAATTATATTAAATTTTTAAATATTTTTATCAAAAATTTTATAATTTTTTTTATTTTTAAACTTTAATTCTCTCCAATTCCCTTTTTTTCTCAATTTGCTTATACATGTAGTCAATACTTGTAACAATTGCATAAACTGCCACTAATAGTGCCATATTTTTTATTAATCCATCTCCAAAGAATGAACCTCTTGGAATGTAAAATAAATTTGGGATGAAATAATAGCTTGTAAGCAATAAAAATCTGTTTTTTACAACATATTTTTCATATTTTATGATTGCGATTCCCAATAAAATTGAGATTATAATTAGCCAAATATATCCTAAATCGTACATTTCAGCGATATAGTTTGAACCTATTCCTTCTCCTTTTAAATACGCTGTGGGATCTAGCTCGTATGTCAATCTGTCGGCTAATGAATTTGTCATGTAAAGCGTGTCCATTGACTGTGGCTTAAATCCAAAAAGTCCTTGTAAAATGTAAGGATATGGACCTGCACCCACAATTTTGCCTTTGAAATTGACTGTGTATCCTAAAACTAAGTAACTTACTCCTTGTGAGAATAAAAAGTTGCAGATTGAATTTATTAAGTCGAAACTGAATATTTTTTTACTTCTGAATGAGACCAGAAATTGGGAAAAAATTACTGTAAAAGCCGTTAATTTTACCATTGTCTTTGGTTTTATCTTTATTCCATAAACTTTTGCGTAATACCACATAACGAATAATAATTGCGTTAAGAAAATCGCTCTTGCTCCTTTGAATGAATCCAATAATTTTACCATTAAATAAAGTGCTGAAACGAATAAAAATTTCTTTTTTTTAGGAATAGAAATTAAAAATATTAAAAATCCGATTGTCATTATTGTTCCGCTTCCTTTTGTAAAAACGGGATATTCAACACTTTTTAAGATTCCTGTGTAATATGCTTCGTATCCAGCACTTAAAATTACTTTTAACTGAAGCAGCATCTTGTAAGCTAGAGCGGGTAATGAAATTATAAATAAGAACATTCCTAAATTTTCAAAAATGGGATTTTTTTGAAGTGTTACGCTGCTTTTTAATTCATAGATTTCTTCATTCATAATTCCAATAAAAAATCCTAGATGTGTAAATAGCAAAACTAACAAAAATATTGTTATAATTTCTATTCGGACATCGTAATAAAAGTAAAAATTGGCAAATTTTGTTGCCCAGCCAAATTCACGGTAGTTTACAACATCTAAAAAAATTCTCGTAAAATTGAATAAAAATGTGGTGTACAAAAAAATCATATAGGAATTTAGCCAATCTAAATAAACTTTTGCTGTTAAAAATACATAAATATAGACAAACATAAGCAAAACTTCTAAAAATTTCATATCTGACTTTATGTTTTCAAAATGTACTGCCACTTTTAAAAATAACACAAAAGCTATTACAAATATATGAAATATTAAAAATAACAGTTTATCTCTTTTCATTTTTTTATTTTTCTCCTTTTTTTATTATTTTATTTTTATTACTTTATAAAAATTTATAAAATTTAATATTTGACAAGATGGCTTGAACCTTTGCTGTTATTATAAATTTTAATAATTTTTCTTTTCTAAAAATTTTTTTTATCTTTCAGCCACATAATAAATCCTAAAAAACTTCCCAAAACAAAAAATAACTTGCTGTTGCACTCTTTAAAAGATTTTAAGTAGCTATAATTTGAAAATCTGCAAAATTTATAATAAACTGCGTTATTTAAAAGCCTTTGCTTAAAAGATAATTTTTCAAAATTTATTTCGTTATGATAAAGCGCTTGTCCCTTTGGATTTTTTAGCAGCAAATTATTATATTTTGCCGTTAATCCATCTTTTTGATAATCTTTGACTTCAATTTTTTCATTGACATAAAGCATTTTATAATTTCTGCAAATTCTGTTATAAACGACAGCTTCAGTTACAAATTTTTCGCCGTCAAATACAGGAAACGGAAATTTTTTTATAATTTTTGTAAAAAATATAAGCCCTTTATCTCCTGTTACGCCGTATTTGTTATAAACTTCAAACTGTGATGCGATTAATTCGTCTTTTGGAAAAGCGCTTCCTATAATTTTTCCGTCTGGATAAGTTGAAAGATAGCCCATTCCAGCTAAATTTTTGTTGTTTTCATATTTTTTTAAATATTTTAAAATAATTTCAAGCCCATAATTTTGGTATTTGTCGTCAGAATCAAGACAGATAAACAATTCTCCTTGTGCTTTTTCCAGCGCAAAATTATACGCCCTCTGTTTTCCGCCATTTTCTTTAAAAAAATATTTTATATCGAGTTTTTTTTCTTTTAAAAAATCTTTTACAAGTTCATTTGTTCCATCATTTGAGCCATCGTCGACAATCAGCCATTCAAAATCTTTGAAAGTCTGATTTTGCAATGAAACATATAATTTTTTTAGTAATTCTTTTCGGTTGTAAGTCGGTGTAAAAATTGTAAATTTCATAATTTTCTCCTATTTATTTCATCTTTTCAAAAATTTTTTAAAAATATTTTTTATTTTTTCAGCAATTTCTTTATTAATAAGTATTTTTGCGATGATTCCCAAATAAACTATTTTTAATGAAAATTTCATCCATGAGACTTCGTGATTTGACAGATAAAAAATCGCTGGATTTAATAAAATTATCAAATAAAAAAACATTTTTTTGTAATTAAAAGAAATGTGATATTTTCTTTTTATAACAACCATTTCGGCAACTGCTCTCAATAAAAATGCCAAAATTGTTGTCCAAAGCGCAATAAATACCCCATAACTTTTAAAATTTGGAATCAAAATTAAATTTCCAATTAAATTAAAAGCCATCGCAAAAACTGAAAAATAGAAAATATACATGCTGTCTTCATGAAAATGGAAAAAATAATCCAGACAAACAAGCGCCTGTATCACAATTCCCGCAAGAACATACGGAATAAAGTCAATTGCAGCGGCATAACTTTTTGGAAAAATAAGTTTTATTGCTTCTGGCGCAAAAAGCTGCGCAATTACACATGCAAACGAAATTATTCCCAAAAATGTCTCAAGACTTTTTGTAATTTTGGGATTATTTCTATCAGTTTTCATTGCTTCATAAAACTCAGGAGTCCAGCTGTTTATAAACGATCCTGTTATTACTGAAAGCGCCCTTCCACCAGTAA
This genomic stretch from Leptotrichia sp. oral taxon 218 harbors:
- a CDS encoding glycosyltransferase, whose amino-acid sequence is MSEKKIIDKKIYYVWIGNAKKPEIFYKCLESWKKNLPDFEIIEINEKNFDMEKHLKKNRFFRECYEKKLWAYVSDYMRVHFMYENSGIYVDTDMEIIKDLTPILEGKISFFQNQKDKISKKMEFFIGYEDKKHISVGIFGTTKHNKILKEIMEFYEADIWKKPIWTIPKIFTYVFEKKYNLSEKRENILKDGEIIIFPKEYFYPYGYHEKYTEDCIKPETYGIHWWNDSWSSLSASLFLETKHLKGIKKIVKLSRIVARYWIKKK
- the wzy gene encoding O-antigen polysaccharide polymerase Wzy, whose translation is MKRDKLLFLIFHIFVIAFVLFLKVAVHFENIKSDMKFLEVLLMFVYIYVFLTAKVYLDWLNSYMIFLYTTFLFNFTRIFLDVVNYREFGWATKFANFYFYYDVRIEIITIFLLVLLFTHLGFFIGIMNEEIYELKSSVTLQKNPIFENLGMFLFIISLPALAYKMLLQLKVILSAGYEAYYTGILKSVEYPVFTKGSGTIMTIGFLIFLISIPKKKKFLFVSALYLMVKLLDSFKGARAIFLTQLLFVMWYYAKVYGIKIKPKTMVKLTAFTVIFSQFLVSFRSKKIFSFDLINSICNFLFSQGVSYLVLGYTVNFKGKIVGAGPYPYILQGLFGFKPQSMDTLYMTNSLADRLTYELDPTAYLKGEGIGSNYIAEMYDLGYIWLIIISILLGIAIIKYEKYVVKNRFLLLTSYYFIPNLFYIPRGSFFGDGLIKNMALLVAVYAIVTSIDYMYKQIEKKRELERIKV
- a CDS encoding glycosyltransferase family A protein, which codes for MKFTIFTPTYNRKELLKKLYVSLQNQTFKDFEWLIVDDGSNDGTNELVKDFLKEKKLDIKYFFKENGGKQRAYNFALEKAQGELFICLDSDDKYQNYGLEIILKYLKKYENNKNLAGMGYLSTYPDGKIIGSAFPKDELIASQFEVYNKYGVTGDKGLIFFTKIIKKFPFPVFDGEKFVTEAVVYNRICRNYKMLYVNEKIEVKDYQKDGLTAKYNNLLLKNPKGQALYHNEINFEKLSFKQRLLNNAVYYKFCRFSNYSYLKSFKECNSKLFFVLGSFLGFIMWLKDKKNF